One part of the Phoenix dactylifera cultivar Barhee BC4 chromosome 4, palm_55x_up_171113_PBpolish2nd_filt_p, whole genome shotgun sequence genome encodes these proteins:
- the LOC103722255 gene encoding PI-PLC X domain-containing protein At5g67130-like isoform X3 has translation MQKERKDTPYMGTKESLPLWLHISCSILEFLPLSQMDLLKSMLVLILVAFIGCFNGESKLLDECSSDSDCEAGLYCFSCSQGFSGSRCVRSAITDQFKLLEPAIDTMKEIEAFLSTNPSEIVTLILEDYVQAANGLTKVFNESGLLEYWFPVSNMPQNGEDWPLVHDMVSNNHRLIVFTSIESKQDTEGIAYQWNYMVENQYGDDGMKAGTCFNRAESSTLSDASKYLVLVNYFRTIPDKSRTCVDNSADLINMLHTCYGAAGNRWANFVAVNYYKRSEGGGAFQATDMLNGRLLCGCDDVHACTPGSTSGACTPP, from the exons atgcaaaaagaaagaaaagatacaCCATATATG GGTACTAAAGAGTCCCTGCCGCTTTGGCTACATATTTCCTGCAGCATCCTGGAGTTTCTCCCACTTTCTCAAATGGACCTTCTCAAGAGCATGCTTGTACTCATCTTGGTGGCTTTTATTGGCTGCTTCAATGGAGAATCTAAG CTTCTTGATGAGTGCTCTTCAGACAGTGATTGTGAAGCCGGATTGTATTGCTTCTCCTGCTCCCAAGGGTTCTCGGGTTCGAGGTGTGTTAGGTCAGCAATCACAGACCAATTCAAGTTATTG GAACCAGCCATTGATACTATGAAAGAGATTGAAGCGTTCCTATCTACAAATCCTTCTGAGATTGTTACATTGATCTTAGAAGATTATGTTCAGGCAGCAAACGGATTAACAAAGGTCTTCAATGAATCAGGTTTGTTAGAGTACTGGTTTCCAGTCTCAAACATGCCCCAGAATGGTGAGGACTGGCCCCTTGTACATGACATGGTTTCTAACAATCACCGCCTGATCGTCTTCACATCTATCGAATCCAAACAAGATACAGAAGGGATTGCCTATCAATGGAACTACATGGTTGAAAACCAGT ATGGCGATGATGGAATGAAGGCTGGGACATGCTTTAACCGGGCCGAGTCTTCAACTCTCAGTGATGCAAGCAAATATCTAGTTCTAGTGAACTATTTTCGAACAATACCAGATAAATCAAGAACATGTGTAGATAATTCAGCAGACCTCATTAACATGCTCCACACATGTTATGGTGCTGCTGGTAATCGATGGGCAAATTTTGTGGCTGTCAATTACTACAAG AGGAGTGAGGGAGGGGGAGCATTTCAGGCGACAGACATGCTTAACGGGAGGCTGTTGTGTGGTTGTGATGATGTCCATGCCTGCACT CCTGGGTCTACTTCTGGGGCATGCACTCCTCCATAA
- the LOC103722255 gene encoding PI-PLC X domain-containing protein At5g67130-like isoform X1 → MQKERKDTPYMGTKESLPLWLHISCSILEFLPLSQMDLLKSMLVLILVAFIGCFNGESKLLDECSSDSDCEAGLYCFSCSQGFSGSRCVRSAITDQFKLLNNSLPFNKYAYLTTHNSYAIDGEPSHTGVPRNAFTNQEDTVTQQLNNGVRALMLDTYDFKDDVWLCHSSGGKCFNITAFEPAIDTMKEIEAFLSTNPSEIVTLILEDYVQAANGLTKVFNESGLLEYWFPVSNMPQNGEDWPLVHDMVSNNHRLIVFTSIESKQDTEGIAYQWNYMVENQYGDDGMKAGTCFNRAESSTLSDASKYLVLVNYFRTIPDKSRTCVDNSADLINMLHTCYGAAGNRWANFVAVNYYKRSEGGGAFQATDMLNGRLLCGCDDVHACTPGSTSGACTPP, encoded by the exons atgcaaaaagaaagaaaagatacaCCATATATG GGTACTAAAGAGTCCCTGCCGCTTTGGCTACATATTTCCTGCAGCATCCTGGAGTTTCTCCCACTTTCTCAAATGGACCTTCTCAAGAGCATGCTTGTACTCATCTTGGTGGCTTTTATTGGCTGCTTCAATGGAGAATCTAAG CTTCTTGATGAGTGCTCTTCAGACAGTGATTGTGAAGCCGGATTGTATTGCTTCTCCTGCTCCCAAGGGTTCTCGGGTTCGAGGTGTGTTAGGTCAGCAATCACAGACCAATTCAAGTTATTG AATAACTCATTGCCTTTCAATAAGTATGCATATCTCACTACGCACAACTCTTATGCAATTGATGGGGAACCATCACATACTGGAGTTCCGCGAAATGCTTTCACGAACCAAGAGGACACTGTTACCCAGCAGTTAAAT AATGGTGTCCGAGCCTTGATGTTGGATACTTATGACTTTAAAGATGATGTGTGGTTGTGCCACTCAAGTGGAGGGAAATGCTTCAACATAACAGCATTC GAACCAGCCATTGATACTATGAAAGAGATTGAAGCGTTCCTATCTACAAATCCTTCTGAGATTGTTACATTGATCTTAGAAGATTATGTTCAGGCAGCAAACGGATTAACAAAGGTCTTCAATGAATCAGGTTTGTTAGAGTACTGGTTTCCAGTCTCAAACATGCCCCAGAATGGTGAGGACTGGCCCCTTGTACATGACATGGTTTCTAACAATCACCGCCTGATCGTCTTCACATCTATCGAATCCAAACAAGATACAGAAGGGATTGCCTATCAATGGAACTACATGGTTGAAAACCAGT ATGGCGATGATGGAATGAAGGCTGGGACATGCTTTAACCGGGCCGAGTCTTCAACTCTCAGTGATGCAAGCAAATATCTAGTTCTAGTGAACTATTTTCGAACAATACCAGATAAATCAAGAACATGTGTAGATAATTCAGCAGACCTCATTAACATGCTCCACACATGTTATGGTGCTGCTGGTAATCGATGGGCAAATTTTGTGGCTGTCAATTACTACAAG AGGAGTGAGGGAGGGGGAGCATTTCAGGCGACAGACATGCTTAACGGGAGGCTGTTGTGTGGTTGTGATGATGTCCATGCCTGCACT CCTGGGTCTACTTCTGGGGCATGCACTCCTCCATAA
- the LOC103722255 gene encoding PI-PLC X domain-containing protein At5g67130-like isoform X2: protein MQKERKDTPYMGTKESLPLWLHISCSILEFLPLSQMDLLKSMLVLILVAFIGCFNGESKLLDECSSDSDCEAGLYCFSCSQGFSGSRCVRSAITDQFKLLNNSLPFNKYAYLTTHNSYAIDGEPSHTGVPRNAFTNQEDTVTQQLNNGVRALMLDTYDFKDDVWLCHSSGGKCFNITAFEPAIDTMKEIEAFLSTNPSEIVTLILEDYVQAANGLTKVFNESGLLEYWFPVSNMPQNGEDWPLVHDMVSNNHRLIVFTSIESKQDTEGIAYQWNYMVENQWRSATRIYHIIMVQMPQLSVGRNPKAVIGVSNELQAMMAMME from the exons atgcaaaaagaaagaaaagatacaCCATATATG GGTACTAAAGAGTCCCTGCCGCTTTGGCTACATATTTCCTGCAGCATCCTGGAGTTTCTCCCACTTTCTCAAATGGACCTTCTCAAGAGCATGCTTGTACTCATCTTGGTGGCTTTTATTGGCTGCTTCAATGGAGAATCTAAG CTTCTTGATGAGTGCTCTTCAGACAGTGATTGTGAAGCCGGATTGTATTGCTTCTCCTGCTCCCAAGGGTTCTCGGGTTCGAGGTGTGTTAGGTCAGCAATCACAGACCAATTCAAGTTATTG AATAACTCATTGCCTTTCAATAAGTATGCATATCTCACTACGCACAACTCTTATGCAATTGATGGGGAACCATCACATACTGGAGTTCCGCGAAATGCTTTCACGAACCAAGAGGACACTGTTACCCAGCAGTTAAAT AATGGTGTCCGAGCCTTGATGTTGGATACTTATGACTTTAAAGATGATGTGTGGTTGTGCCACTCAAGTGGAGGGAAATGCTTCAACATAACAGCATTC GAACCAGCCATTGATACTATGAAAGAGATTGAAGCGTTCCTATCTACAAATCCTTCTGAGATTGTTACATTGATCTTAGAAGATTATGTTCAGGCAGCAAACGGATTAACAAAGGTCTTCAATGAATCAGGTTTGTTAGAGTACTGGTTTCCAGTCTCAAACATGCCCCAGAATGGTGAGGACTGGCCCCTTGTACATGACATGGTTTCTAACAATCACCGCCTGATCGTCTTCACATCTATCGAATCCAAACAAGATACAGAAGGGATTGCCTATCAATGGAACTACATGGTTGAAAACCAGT GGAGATCTGCTACTAGGATTTATCATATTATAATGGTACAAATGCCCCAACTCTCAGTCGGCAGAAATCCGAAGGCTGTTATTGGTGTTTCAAATGAATTACAAGCAATG ATGGCGATGATGGAATGA
- the LOC103722253 gene encoding cytochrome b5, giving the protein MPTITKLYSMEEASQHNTQDDCWVVIDGKVYDVTNYLDEHPGGDDVLLSAAGRDSTEEFEEAGHSKSARELMQDYCIGELDPTPAIPELEIFRKDQPSNLVTKFSSRALQYWAVPAAIAGISVVAAILYSRKK; this is encoded by the exons ATGCCGACCATCACGAAGCTTTACTCCATGGAAGAAGCCTCCCAGCACAACACCCAGGATGACTGCTGGGTCGTCATCGACGGCAAG GTATATGACGTGACAAACTATTTGGACGAGCACCCTGGAGGAGATGATGTTCTCCTATCAGCAGCTG GGAGGGACTCAACTGAAGAGTTTGAAGAGGCAGGCCACAGCAAAAGTGCTAGAGAGCTCATGCAAGATTATTGCATTGGGGAATTAGATCCAACACCTGCAATCCCAGAGCTCGAAATCTTTAGGAAGGACCAACCTTCCAACCTCGTTACCAAGTTTTCAAGCAGGGCATTGCAGTATTGGGCTGTCCCAGCAGCCATTGCTGGGATCTCAGTGGTTGCTGCCATTTTGTACTCACGCAAGAAGTGA
- the LOC103722254 gene encoding uncharacterized protein LOC103722254 has product MQAPTCIHKRAILKKDWVQARFFSFIKIQASSLRPWKSSESSHLQMGRWVRPEVYPLMAAMAFVTGMCAFQLTRNMILNPDVRINKARRASAILDNAEEGEKYSQHSFRKFLYRQRSAVMPALDGLSTDSDK; this is encoded by the exons ATGCAGGCTCCTACGTGCATCCACAAGAGGGCAATTCTCAAGAAAGATTGGGTGCAGGCAcgcttcttttctttcataaaaATTCAGGCGTCCAGCTTACGTCCTTGGAAGAGTTCTGAGTCTTCTCATCTCCAAATGGGTCGTTGGGTGAGACCAGAG GTGTACCCGCTGATGGCAGCGATGGCCTTTGTGACGGGCATGTGCGCGTTCCAGCTGACGAGGAACATGATCTTGAATCCTGATGTCAG AATCAACAAGGCCCGTCGCGCCTCTGCAATCCTTGACAATGCAGAAGAGGGTGAAAAGTACAGCCAGCACAGCTTCCGCAAGTTCCTCTACCGGCAGCGTTCTGCGGTCATGCCTGCTCTTGACGGCTTATCCACCGACAGTGACAAATAG
- the LOC103697288 gene encoding peptidyl-prolyl cis-trans isomerase E-like isoform X2 encodes MNLQVQKNTLYVGGLAEEVNEAILHSAFIPFGDIKDVKTPLDQATQKHRSFGFVTFLEREDAAAAMDNMDGAELYGRVLTVNYAFPERIKGGEQGWAAQPIWADADTWFERQQQEEEMQRLQAEQQAAMKAAEELHRKKLAEEREGEKEEETEIKADPMAAAEAETLKQQNA; translated from the exons ATGAACCTCCAGGTCCAGAAGAACACCCTCTACGTAG GAGGGCTGGCGGAGGAGGTGAACGAGGCGATCCTGCACTCGGCGTTCATCCCGTTCGGGGACATAAAGGACGTCAAGACCCCGCTGGACCAGGCCACCCAGAAGCACCGCTCCTTCGGGTTCGTCACCTTCCTCGAGCGCGaggacgccgccgccgccatggACAACATGGACGGCGCGGAACTCTACGGCCGCGTCCTCACCGTCAACTACGCCTTCCCCGAGCGCATCAAGGGAGGCGAGCAGGGCTGGGCCGCCCAACCCA TTTGGGCGGATGCTGATACATGGTTTGAGAGGCAGCAACAAGAGGAGGAAATGCAGCGTCTGCAGGCAGAACAGCAAGCTGCCATGAAAGCAGCAGAGGAGCTGCATAGGAAGAAGTTGGCTGAAGAGCGAgaaggagagaaggaagaagaaacagaaataAAGGCTGATCCTATGGCTGCAGCTGAAGCAGAGACCTTGAAACAACAGAATGCTTGA
- the LOC103697288 gene encoding peptidyl-prolyl cis-trans isomerase E-like isoform X1, giving the protein MNLQVQKNTLYVGKKKNPTPTGGLAEEVNEAILHSAFIPFGDIKDVKTPLDQATQKHRSFGFVTFLEREDAAAAMDNMDGAELYGRVLTVNYAFPERIKGGEQGWAAQPIWADADTWFERQQQEEEMQRLQAEQQAAMKAAEELHRKKLAEEREGEKEEETEIKADPMAAAEAETLKQQNA; this is encoded by the exons ATGAACCTCCAGGTCCAGAAGAACACCCTCTACGTAG gaaaaaaaaaaaaccctacacCGACAGGAGGGCTGGCGGAGGAGGTGAACGAGGCGATCCTGCACTCGGCGTTCATCCCGTTCGGGGACATAAAGGACGTCAAGACCCCGCTGGACCAGGCCACCCAGAAGCACCGCTCCTTCGGGTTCGTCACCTTCCTCGAGCGCGaggacgccgccgccgccatggACAACATGGACGGCGCGGAACTCTACGGCCGCGTCCTCACCGTCAACTACGCCTTCCCCGAGCGCATCAAGGGAGGCGAGCAGGGCTGGGCCGCCCAACCCA TTTGGGCGGATGCTGATACATGGTTTGAGAGGCAGCAACAAGAGGAGGAAATGCAGCGTCTGCAGGCAGAACAGCAAGCTGCCATGAAAGCAGCAGAGGAGCTGCATAGGAAGAAGTTGGCTGAAGAGCGAgaaggagagaaggaagaagaaacagaaataAAGGCTGATCCTATGGCTGCAGCTGAAGCAGAGACCTTGAAACAACAGAATGCTTGA